The Planococcus liqunii genome includes a region encoding these proteins:
- a CDS encoding transposase, whose protein sequence is MAKYSEEFKLKLVNEYLASPLGYPRLAQKYGLSSHGQIARWVRAFQAFGKEGLRNRQKNRVYSVQFKLDVLHFMKQTGASYQDAAIEFKMHNPTLIAKWKQAFLAKGAGGLRTKGRPPMAKNPKKKPAKPTGTMSREEQLERENELLRLEITYLKKLDAFQENPNAYLEKHKQRWHSNSKKKDSD, encoded by the coding sequence ATGGCAAAATATAGCGAAGAATTCAAACTGAAGCTGGTCAACGAGTATTTGGCTAGCCCGTTGGGCTATCCACGCTTAGCCCAAAAATATGGCCTATCCAGCCACGGGCAAATTGCCCGCTGGGTGCGAGCTTTCCAGGCATTCGGAAAAGAAGGCTTGCGGAACAGGCAGAAGAACCGGGTGTATTCTGTTCAATTCAAGCTGGATGTATTACACTTTATGAAACAAACAGGCGCTTCCTACCAGGATGCAGCGATTGAATTCAAGATGCACAACCCTACCCTCATTGCGAAATGGAAACAAGCATTTTTGGCGAAAGGGGCAGGAGGCCTGAGAACGAAAGGACGGCCACCCATGGCGAAAAATCCGAAAAAGAAACCGGCAAAACCAACTGGGACGATGTCCCGTGAAGAACAACTTGAACGCGAGAATGAGCTTCTCCGCTTGGAGATTACGTATTTAAAAAAGTTAGACGCTTTCCAGGAGAACCCGAATGCCTACCTCGAAAAGCACAAGCAGCGCTGGCATTCGAACTCCAAGAAGAAGGATTCCGATTAA
- a CDS encoding IS3 family transposase, with protein sequence MAFELQEEGFRLRDVLEIVDLPEATYHYHRQRFDSEDPDMEWKTVIRALFEKHEDRYGYRRIHLELKAQGYVINHKKVQRILNEMKLKCVKFIRKSRYRSYKGKVGTIAKNRLNRRFHTSHALQKIVTDVTEFKCMGEDKLYLSPVMDLYNGEIIGLGMSKRPTLDFVLESLHQALPIIGDRAAYRTTLHSDQGWHYQHRLWVKTLKQNGIFQSMSRKATCADNAAMENFFGLLKQEMYYGEKLVPYEELKAKIDRYVYYYNHERIKEKLAGMSPVNYRIHASQLTA encoded by the coding sequence CTGGCATTCGAACTCCAAGAAGAAGGATTCCGATTAAGGGATGTGCTGGAGATCGTCGATCTTCCAGAAGCCACGTACCATTACCATCGGCAGCGGTTCGATTCGGAAGACCCGGATATGGAATGGAAAACAGTGATTCGGGCATTGTTTGAGAAACACGAAGACCGGTATGGGTATCGCCGGATCCACTTAGAATTAAAGGCGCAAGGCTACGTCATCAACCACAAGAAAGTCCAACGCATCCTGAATGAAATGAAGTTAAAATGTGTGAAGTTCATCCGGAAATCGCGCTATCGCTCCTATAAAGGCAAGGTCGGGACCATCGCGAAAAACCGGTTGAACCGCCGGTTCCACACCTCGCACGCCTTGCAAAAAATCGTGACGGATGTAACCGAATTCAAATGTATGGGCGAAGACAAGCTTTACTTGAGCCCGGTGATGGATCTCTATAACGGCGAAATCATTGGACTGGGCATGTCCAAACGTCCCACCCTCGACTTCGTCCTGGAATCGCTGCATCAAGCTCTGCCGATTATTGGGGACCGGGCTGCTTACCGGACAACCCTTCATTCCGACCAAGGCTGGCATTACCAACACCGGTTGTGGGTGAAGACATTAAAGCAGAACGGAATTTTCCAAAGCATGTCCCGAAAGGCGACGTGTGCCGACAATGCGGCGATGGAGAACTTCTTTGGTTTGCTTAAACAGGAGATGTATTACGGAGAAAAACTGGTTCCGTATGAAGAATTGAAGGCGAAAATTGATCGATACGTCTATTACTACAATCACGAACGCATCAAAGAAAAATTGGCCGGTATGAGTCCGGTAAATTACCGAATTCATGCCAGCCAATTAACTGCATAA
- a CDS encoding S1 family peptidase: protein MRILKSVTVVLLLALSSVFVLGAPVNATENSNEIEKDKKEKEKIEKSHGKSKRQNEIRKELKEELKLEGLEKEHINEEGGFYFTANDGIVLQVKKEASNKEKHSKLEKVFKKLSNKSNSKFNIEYISYSQEELESLVINWFDLNPNIEFSENIIVRFDYLNNRVEVQTDELSQTEQNKLLKKYGNKIHLNIDPSLELSTSYSKERTDDWNKLGAGIAVRQYASGSCSTAGVARKDSRYFLLTAGHCIDAIGSSVLQYDRRVGTAHVDGRSRDYDIGLIEIELSGITRYAYNGLYTYDTNPSDYQGRLQHYDTPDNAETLCKSGITTGYTCGIVTTTAANVSGELNFELTDTDYGTNGWLAGEGDSGSAGFRSSNGYLIGIQSRIGRSFEASDGVRYASIAYFTPYKAAAASYGVSLYTSSTPIEISY, encoded by the coding sequence ATGAGAATTTTAAAAAGTGTAACAGTAGTATTACTATTAGCTTTGAGTTCAGTTTTTGTGCTTGGCGCTCCTGTTAATGCGACAGAAAACAGCAACGAAATCGAAAAAGATAAGAAAGAAAAAGAAAAGATTGAAAAAAGTCATGGAAAATCAAAACGACAAAATGAAATCAGAAAAGAACTTAAAGAAGAATTAAAACTAGAGGGTCTCGAAAAAGAACATATAAATGAGGAAGGGGGATTTTATTTCACTGCTAATGATGGAATTGTGCTTCAGGTAAAAAAAGAAGCTTCTAATAAAGAAAAGCATTCCAAGTTAGAAAAAGTTTTTAAAAAGTTAAGTAATAAATCAAATTCTAAATTCAATATCGAATATATCTCATATTCACAAGAAGAGTTGGAAAGTTTGGTGATAAATTGGTTCGATCTAAACCCTAATATCGAATTCTCCGAAAATATTATTGTCAGGTTTGATTATTTAAACAATCGAGTCGAAGTACAGACAGATGAGTTATCACAAACGGAACAAAACAAATTACTTAAAAAGTATGGTAATAAAATTCATTTGAATATTGACCCTTCTTTGGAACTATCTACTTCCTATTCCAAGGAGAGAACTGATGATTGGAATAAACTTGGTGCTGGAATCGCCGTACGACAATATGCAAGCGGAAGCTGCTCTACAGCCGGTGTAGCGAGGAAAGATTCACGTTACTTTCTATTAACTGCAGGTCATTGTATAGACGCCATTGGTTCCTCAGTACTTCAATATGATAGGAGAGTAGGAACAGCACATGTGGATGGCCGTTCAAGAGATTACGATATCGGCTTAATTGAGATTGAACTAAGCGGTATAACAAGATATGCATATAATGGATTGTACACATATGATACTAATCCTAGTGATTATCAAGGAAGACTTCAACACTATGACACACCTGATAATGCAGAAACTCTATGTAAGAGCGGTATAACAACAGGATACACTTGTGGAATAGTGACCACCACTGCTGCAAATGTTTCAGGCGAACTAAATTTTGAACTAACAGACACTGATTACGGAACGAATGGATGGTTAGCCGGTGAAGGTGACAGCGGATCAGCTGGATTTAGATCTTCAAATGGCTATTTAATTGGCATTCAATCTCGTATAGGAAGATCTTTTGAAGCAAGTGATGGTGTTAGATATGCTAGTATTGCTTACTTTACTCCTTATAAAGCTGCTGCAGCTAGTTATGGCGTTTCTTTATATACTAGCAGTACGCCAATCGAAATTTCTTATTAA
- a CDS encoding immunoglobulin-like domain-containing protein has protein sequence MKRIKMIIYIITALFLLILFLHALKRAPVQELPTSRNGIEITMKQEVYQPSTKEIGITIHNHRETEYTGIGGGKFPIDKYFAGSWYKVPFKSDTYTSQGISIPPRETIEMYTEAIELDAELTPGKYRARYGSLAAPFEVKE, from the coding sequence ATGAAAAGAATTAAGATGATTATTTATATTATTACTGCTTTGTTTTTACTTATCTTGTTTTTACATGCACTAAAAAGGGCGCCTGTACAGGAGTTGCCAACTTCTCGAAATGGAATAGAAATTACAATGAAGCAAGAAGTGTACCAACCTTCAACCAAGGAGATTGGTATAACGATACACAACCACAGAGAAACGGAATATACAGGGATCGGTGGCGGAAAATTTCCTATTGATAAGTATTTCGCAGGAAGCTGGTATAAAGTACCTTTTAAAAGTGATACGTATACATCACAAGGGATTAGTATCCCTCCTAGAGAAACGATTGAAATGTATACAGAAGCTATCGAACTGGACGCTGAATTAACCCCTGGTAAATATCGAGCTCGCTATGGCTCCTTAGCTGCTCCTTTTGAAGTGAAAGAATAA
- a CDS encoding iron-containing alcohol dehydrogenase family protein: MEDIIVKGAPAEYICNTHVLEGLEDKLLARNINKVLLLTGTKSWEALRPFFPELDKVEVAYENYHGECSLTEIARVAEIAKAIGADAVIGAGGGKVLDIAKAVAHDTGIKSVLIPTLASNCAPWTPLSVVYTEEGTMTHYTIFPGSVDLLLVEPRVLLDAPVAMLVAGIGDTIAKWYEADVQISRFDNPPLALKIAHYTAKLCADEMFEHAEAAIQDAKQGQLSDAFIKVAETIIMAGGMVGGFGDKFGRTAGAHSIHNGMTISPESHQALHGDKVAYGVLVQLLLEGKNGEVERLKVFYQKIGLPASLKEVGIPSKWIEDIAIQSTRVGETIHVLREESIAASEVAAVMKGIEETVTA; this comes from the coding sequence GTGGAAGACATTATCGTAAAAGGCGCGCCGGCTGAATATATCTGCAATACCCATGTTCTCGAAGGACTCGAGGACAAACTGTTGGCGCGTAATATCAACAAAGTGTTGCTCCTGACCGGCACCAAGTCGTGGGAAGCGCTGCGTCCGTTCTTTCCGGAACTGGACAAAGTTGAAGTAGCCTATGAAAATTACCACGGGGAATGCTCGCTTACTGAAATTGCCCGAGTGGCAGAAATCGCAAAAGCCATCGGTGCGGACGCCGTTATCGGAGCGGGTGGCGGCAAAGTGCTTGATATTGCAAAAGCCGTCGCCCATGACACCGGCATCAAGTCGGTGCTGATTCCGACACTCGCTTCCAACTGCGCGCCATGGACGCCGCTTAGTGTCGTCTATACCGAAGAAGGGACGATGACTCATTACACCATTTTCCCGGGAAGCGTCGATCTGCTTTTGGTTGAGCCGCGCGTTCTGCTTGACGCTCCCGTAGCGATGCTGGTCGCGGGAATTGGCGACACCATCGCGAAATGGTACGAAGCGGACGTCCAGATAAGCCGCTTCGATAACCCGCCGCTTGCCTTGAAAATCGCCCATTACACCGCGAAGCTCTGTGCCGATGAAATGTTTGAACATGCGGAAGCCGCCATTCAGGATGCCAAACAAGGCCAATTGTCGGATGCCTTCATCAAAGTGGCCGAAACCATCATTATGGCGGGCGGCATGGTCGGCGGGTTCGGCGACAAATTCGGCCGCACGGCAGGTGCCCATTCCATCCACAACGGCATGACCATTTCGCCGGAATCGCACCAGGCACTGCACGGCGACAAAGTGGCATACGGCGTACTGGTGCAATTGCTGCTTGAAGGCAAGAACGGTGAAGTGGAACGGCTGAAAGTGTTCTATCAAAAAATCGGATTGCCGGCTTCACTGAAAGAAGTGGGGATTCCGAGCAAGTGGATCGAAGACATTGCCATCCAGTCCACACGCGTGGGTGAAACAATTCATGTGTTAAGGGAAGAATCAATTGCAGCATCGGAAGTCGCTGCTGTGATGAAGGGGATTGAAGAAACGGTAACTGCTTGA
- a CDS encoding MetQ/NlpA family ABC transporter substrate-binding protein, translating into MKKFLLPAILLVLLTLLAACGEEESSADSKSIKLGGTAGPYSDMLNEAFKPALEEKGYKVEIVEFSDYIQPNNALDNGDLDANLFQHSVYLENFSKENGMDLTGLITVPTAPMGIYSNVFDSLEDIKDGATIAIPNDPVNAARTFLVLQDNNLITLDPAAEELTVSEKDIQENPKNLVFQPIEAGGLPRAVESSDLSAVPGNFALAADMNLLDALVLENMPDQYRNLVAVKTENKDTQLSKDLVEIVESPEFEALIDSDFEGFGKPEWMASR; encoded by the coding sequence ATGAAGAAATTTTTATTGCCAGCAATCCTACTTGTTTTACTGACTTTGCTCGCTGCTTGCGGTGAAGAAGAATCCAGCGCCGACTCGAAATCCATCAAACTGGGTGGCACCGCCGGTCCATACAGCGACATGCTGAACGAAGCGTTTAAACCGGCGCTTGAAGAAAAAGGCTATAAAGTGGAAATCGTGGAATTCAGCGACTACATCCAGCCAAACAACGCTTTGGACAACGGCGACCTCGATGCCAACTTGTTCCAGCACTCGGTGTACCTTGAAAACTTCTCAAAAGAAAACGGCATGGACTTGACCGGCCTGATTACGGTGCCGACAGCGCCAATGGGCATTTACTCGAATGTCTTTGACTCACTGGAAGATATCAAAGACGGAGCGACGATTGCAATTCCGAACGACCCGGTAAACGCAGCCCGCACATTCCTGGTCTTGCAGGACAACAACTTGATCACACTTGATCCGGCAGCGGAAGAATTGACGGTTTCAGAAAAAGACATCCAGGAAAACCCGAAAAACCTTGTGTTCCAGCCGATCGAAGCAGGCGGCTTGCCGCGTGCAGTGGAAAGCTCTGATTTATCAGCCGTGCCAGGAAACTTTGCGTTGGCAGCTGACATGAACTTGCTGGATGCACTGGTACTTGAAAATATGCCAGACCAATACCGCAACTTGGTCGCGGTGAAAACGGAAAACAAAGATACACAGCTGTCAAAAGACTTAGTGGAAATTGTGGAATCGCCGGAATTTGAAGCATTGATCGATTCCGATTTTGAAGGCTTCGGCAAACCGGAATGGATGGCTAGCCGTTAA
- a CDS encoding methionine ABC transporter permease has translation MGFDFQHMMELWPDISKAFGETLYMIGVSLAIAIVIGLPLGIVLFVTDKGLFLQNRFVKSVLGFVVNMIRSIPFIILLVALIPLTKMLVDSTIGPAAASVSLSVAAIPFFARIVETSLREIDKGVIEAAVACGATPWMIIKDVLLPEAKAGIVQGITITIISLVAYSAMAGVVGGGGIGDLAIRFGYYRYDNTIMIVTVVILIVLVQILQQLGDWTSKAIDKR, from the coding sequence ATGGGATTTGATTTTCAGCATATGATGGAATTGTGGCCGGACATCTCGAAAGCGTTCGGCGAAACCTTGTATATGATCGGCGTCTCGCTCGCGATTGCCATTGTCATCGGCTTGCCGCTTGGCATCGTGTTGTTTGTCACCGACAAAGGCTTGTTTTTGCAAAACCGTTTTGTGAAATCGGTATTGGGTTTTGTGGTCAACATGATCCGCTCGATTCCGTTTATCATCTTGCTGGTGGCATTGATTCCATTGACAAAGATGTTGGTGGATTCGACCATCGGGCCGGCAGCAGCCAGCGTGTCGTTGTCGGTTGCGGCGATTCCGTTCTTCGCCCGCATCGTTGAAACTTCGCTGCGTGAAATTGATAAAGGGGTCATTGAAGCGGCCGTTGCTTGTGGAGCCACCCCGTGGATGATCATCAAAGACGTGCTGCTGCCGGAAGCGAAAGCCGGCATTGTCCAAGGGATTACAATCACCATCATTTCACTCGTTGCGTATTCCGCGATGGCTGGCGTCGTCGGAGGCGGCGGCATCGGCGACTTGGCGATCCGCTTCGGCTATTACCGCTACGACAATACAATCATGATCGTCACCGTCGTCATTTTAATTGTTCTCGTCCAAATCCTTCAGCAATTGGGTGACTGGACGTCAAAAGCAATAGACAAACGATAA
- a CDS encoding methionine ABC transporter ATP-binding protein — protein MISITNLTKDYKTKKGTVTGVDNVSLTVNEGEVFGIVGYSGAGKSSLLRCMNLLERPTSGEIKVDGLDLTQLKGEGLRQARLKIGMIFQHFYLISQKTVGENVGFALKAAKLPKDQIAKRVDELLEMVGLTDKRDVYPAQLSGGQKQRVGIARALANNPSVLLCDEATSALDPNTTLSILRLLKRINRELNITIVLITHEMNVVKEICDRMAVMQDGRVIEEGGVYDLFSDPKAELTKEFISSVVSFDVPQPILAACTGSVIKVQFKGAVAGEGIITDTVQHFDVKGNFLHGSIEYIQEKPLGLFLMEIQGRPDNIHRAITYMEGRGATVEVISNGI, from the coding sequence ATGATCAGCATCACGAATCTTACGAAGGACTACAAAACAAAAAAAGGCACCGTTACCGGCGTGGACAATGTCTCTCTGACCGTGAACGAAGGAGAAGTGTTCGGCATCGTCGGCTACTCAGGAGCCGGGAAAAGCTCGCTGCTCCGCTGCATGAACTTGCTGGAGCGTCCGACAAGCGGCGAAATCAAAGTGGACGGCCTTGACCTCACCCAGCTGAAAGGCGAAGGGCTGCGCCAGGCAAGGTTGAAAATCGGCATGATTTTTCAGCATTTCTACTTGATCAGCCAAAAGACGGTCGGGGAAAATGTCGGCTTCGCTTTGAAAGCGGCGAAACTGCCAAAAGACCAGATCGCCAAACGGGTCGACGAACTGCTCGAGATGGTCGGCTTGACCGATAAACGGGACGTCTATCCCGCGCAACTGAGCGGCGGGCAAAAGCAGCGTGTCGGCATTGCCCGGGCGCTGGCGAACAATCCATCGGTACTCCTGTGTGACGAAGCGACGTCCGCACTCGACCCGAATACGACGCTTTCCATTTTGCGGCTGTTGAAAAGGATCAACCGTGAACTGAATATCACGATCGTTCTCATCACCCACGAGATGAATGTCGTCAAGGAAATCTGCGACCGCATGGCGGTCATGCAGGACGGCCGGGTCATTGAAGAAGGCGGCGTTTACGATTTGTTTTCGGATCCGAAAGCAGAACTCACAAAGGAATTCATCTCTTCAGTCGTGTCGTTCGATGTGCCGCAGCCGATTCTGGCAGCCTGCACCGGCAGCGTCATCAAAGTGCAGTTCAAAGGCGCCGTTGCCGGAGAAGGCATCATCACCGATACGGTGCAGCATTTCGATGTCAAAGGCAATTTCCTTCATGGTTCAATCGAGTACATCCAGGAAAAGCCGCTTGGCTTGTTCCTGATGGAAATTCAAGGAAGACCGGACAATATCCACCGCGCCATCACTTATATGGAAGGCCGGGGAGCAACTGTGGAGGTGATTTCAAATGGGATTTGA
- a CDS encoding LLM class flavin-dependent oxidoreductase: MAKLKQQGFEVGIYTLADIGPNPLTGEMISPKQRMDEIIEAGKLADRAGLDIFGVGEHHRLDYAVSSPAVVLAAIAQATEQIRLTSATSVLSTLDPVRLYEDFATLDLVSGGRAEILAGRGAFIESFPLFGYSVKDYNELFSEHMELIMKLNDSDIVSWKGKFRSPIDHAEIAPRPLQSKLPIWIGVGGTPESAARAGRMGVGMALAILGGDPIRFKPLVDIYRQAGIEAGHSPASLQVGVTGHAYLAKTTEQAKEEFYPYYANYWNYVNRQRGMSSRMTRNDFEQLAGPETALFVGSPEHVAKKIIRQQELFGHRRFMAQMDIGGIPFGKVQENIEMLAAQVVPILGKEIGRMVAPV; encoded by the coding sequence GTGGCTAAATTAAAACAACAAGGCTTTGAAGTCGGAATCTACACGTTAGCGGATATCGGACCGAATCCCCTGACAGGAGAAATGATCAGCCCCAAACAGCGGATGGACGAAATTATAGAAGCGGGAAAACTGGCGGACCGGGCTGGCCTCGATATCTTCGGGGTAGGTGAGCATCACCGCCTGGATTACGCGGTTTCTTCGCCTGCGGTCGTGCTGGCTGCAATTGCCCAAGCGACCGAACAAATCCGCTTGACAAGTGCAACCAGTGTCTTGAGTACACTTGATCCGGTCCGGTTGTACGAAGACTTTGCAACTTTGGATTTGGTTTCCGGCGGCCGTGCTGAGATTTTGGCTGGCCGAGGAGCTTTCATTGAATCGTTTCCTCTGTTTGGATACAGCGTGAAAGACTATAATGAGCTCTTTAGTGAACATATGGAGTTAATAATGAAGCTGAACGACAGCGACATTGTTTCGTGGAAAGGTAAATTCCGATCACCAATAGACCACGCGGAAATTGCGCCCCGGCCATTGCAAAGCAAACTTCCCATCTGGATTGGGGTTGGCGGAACGCCTGAAAGTGCAGCCCGCGCCGGACGCATGGGCGTCGGAATGGCGCTTGCTATTCTTGGAGGCGATCCCATACGGTTTAAGCCGCTTGTCGATATCTATCGGCAGGCGGGAATCGAAGCGGGCCATTCGCCCGCATCGCTGCAAGTCGGAGTGACCGGCCACGCTTATCTGGCAAAAACTACAGAGCAAGCGAAAGAGGAGTTTTATCCGTACTATGCCAACTACTGGAACTACGTCAATCGCCAGCGCGGAATGAGTTCGCGAATGACACGGAATGATTTTGAACAGTTAGCGGGTCCGGAAACCGCTTTGTTTGTCGGGAGCCCGGAACACGTTGCAAAGAAAATAATCCGGCAGCAGGAATTGTTCGGCCACAGGCGCTTTATGGCCCAAATGGATATTGGCGGCATACCGTTCGGCAAGGTGCAGGAAAACATCGAAATGCTGGCTGCTCAAGTAGTGCCGATTCTTGGGAAAGAAATCGGCCGTATGGTGGCACCGGTCTAG
- a CDS encoding Bax inhibitor-1/YccA family protein gives MRSGNPSLKDEVFEKGGYTNSGRTMTIQGTVNKTFILLLLVLATAVYSWNQYLSNPETILPLILVGGIGGFVVAMVTIFMPKAAPFTAPLYALLEGLFIGAISAQYEVQYGGIVFQAVLLTIGVLLSLLLAYKSGFIKVTQNFRLGVVAATGAIFVVYLISFVGSFFGFNIPHLHESTPLGIIISIVIVIIAALNLVLDFDYIEKASEKRVPKYFEWYGAFGLLVTLVWLYLEILRLLAKLRDR, from the coding sequence GTGAGAAGTGGAAACCCGAGTTTAAAAGATGAAGTATTTGAAAAAGGCGGTTACACCAATTCTGGCCGCACGATGACCATTCAAGGAACGGTCAATAAGACCTTTATATTATTGCTTTTGGTATTAGCGACAGCGGTCTATTCCTGGAATCAGTACTTGAGCAATCCTGAAACCATCCTGCCCTTGATCCTGGTCGGCGGCATCGGCGGCTTTGTCGTCGCGATGGTTACGATTTTCATGCCGAAAGCGGCACCGTTTACAGCTCCGCTTTATGCATTGCTGGAAGGCTTGTTCATCGGGGCGATTTCCGCCCAGTACGAAGTGCAATACGGCGGCATCGTGTTCCAGGCCGTTCTGTTGACCATTGGGGTGCTTTTGAGTTTACTGCTTGCGTATAAGTCGGGATTCATCAAAGTAACGCAGAACTTCCGCTTGGGCGTAGTGGCTGCAACCGGCGCAATCTTCGTTGTGTATCTGATCTCGTTTGTCGGCAGCTTTTTCGGTTTTAACATCCCGCATTTGCACGAATCGACGCCGCTTGGCATTATCATCAGCATCGTCATTGTCATCATTGCCGCTTTGAATTTGGTGCTGGACTTCGATTACATCGAAAAGGCTTCCGAAAAACGCGTGCCAAAGTATTTCGAATGGTACGGAGCATTTGGCCTGCTGGTAACACTGGTTTGGCTGTATCTTGAAATTCTTCGTCTGCTTGCTAAATTGCGCGACAGATAA
- a CDS encoding carbohydrate kinase family protein, with protein MVDVVALGELLIDFTPAGKSANGNALFESNPGGAPANVLATLAKFNTTTAFIGKVGNDQFGSFLRETLQKNRIDTQGLIYSKDVNTTLAFVHLKEDGDRSFQFYRSPGADIMLQEQEVDVELVQQAKIFHFGSLSMTHEPAKTATLKALHAAKEKDVLISFDPNLRPALWESLSQAKETILEGMQYADVLKLSDEELEFTTGIRDLEEGSQFLFEKFELKVVLVTLGVNGCFYRFGKGTGHMTGFQVGTIDTTGAGDLFFGAFLHQFLQKDVSWEAIKTEELEAMILFANAVAALGTTKKGAIPAIPSLDEARQLLEGRN; from the coding sequence ATGGTGGACGTCGTCGCACTTGGTGAACTCCTGATCGATTTTACACCAGCTGGAAAGTCGGCAAATGGAAATGCCTTGTTTGAATCGAACCCTGGCGGAGCACCCGCGAATGTTCTTGCCACGCTGGCCAAATTCAATACAACGACCGCATTTATAGGAAAAGTGGGAAATGACCAATTCGGCTCTTTTTTAAGGGAGACGCTCCAGAAAAATAGAATTGATACGCAAGGCTTAATCTATTCAAAAGATGTAAATACCACTTTGGCGTTTGTGCATCTGAAGGAAGACGGTGACCGTTCTTTCCAATTCTACCGTTCTCCCGGAGCTGACATCATGCTGCAGGAACAGGAAGTTGATGTTGAATTGGTGCAACAGGCAAAGATCTTTCATTTCGGTTCGCTTTCGATGACACATGAACCGGCCAAGACGGCCACATTAAAGGCACTGCATGCGGCAAAAGAGAAAGATGTTTTAATTTCATTTGATCCGAACCTGCGTCCGGCGCTCTGGGAAAGTTTAAGCCAGGCAAAAGAAACGATTCTTGAAGGCATGCAGTATGCGGATGTTTTGAAACTATCTGATGAAGAATTGGAATTTACTACGGGCATTCGTGATCTGGAAGAAGGATCCCAATTTTTGTTTGAGAAGTTCGAATTGAAAGTTGTCTTAGTTACGTTGGGTGTCAATGGCTGTTTCTACCGATTTGGAAAAGGTACGGGACACATGACCGGATTTCAAGTGGGTACAATCGATACCACAGGAGCAGGCGATCTGTTCTTCGGTGCTTTTTTGCATCAATTTCTTCAGAAAGATGTTTCGTGGGAGGCAATAAAAACTGAAGAACTGGAAGCAATGATTTTATTCGCCAATGCGGTCGCGGCTTTGGGGACCACTAAAAAAGGGGCGATTCCGGCAATCCCTTCTCTCGACGAGGCTAGGCAACTGCTTGAAGGAAGAAACTGA